The Streptomyces pratensis genomic interval GGCCACGGCCGAGGTCGTCCCCGAGGCCGGGTCCCTGGACCAGACCCGCACGCGCAGTCCGCGCTCCGCCAGCAGCAGGGCGGTGGTCAGCCCGCTGACCCCGCCACCCACCACGACCACATCCGCCACCGCGCTCACCCCTGTCACCGCGTCGCCCCGCGCGTCCCGGGGCCGGACAGGCCATGGTCGCACCCCGGTCCGGCGGGAAACACCGCCGCCGCGGTTCGTTAGGATCGGCACCCTGATGACTGCCACTCTCGTCGCCAAGGATCTCGCCGCCGGACACGGCGACCGCACACTCTTCGCAGGGCTCGACCTCGTGGTCGCGCCCGGTGACGTGATCGGTCTCGTCGGAGCCAACGGCGCCGGAAAGTCCTCGCTGCTCCGCCTGCTCGCCGGGCTCGACCGGCCGGAGGAGGGCGAGCTGAGGCTCTCCCCGCCCACGGCCACCGTCGGCCACCTCCCGCAGGAGCCCGAACGCCGCACGGGAGAGTCCGTACGGGAGTTCCTCGCCCGCCGCACCGGGGTCGCCGAGGCACAGGCCGCCATGGACACCGCGACCCAGGCGCTGGTCGACGGAGCCCCCGGCGCGGACGACGCCTACTCCGAGACCTTGGAGCGCTGGCTGTCCCTCGGCGGTGCCGACCTGGACGAACGTGCCGAGGAGGTCGCCGCCGACCTCGGCCTGACCATCGGCCTCGACCTGCCGATGACGGCTCTCTCAGGCGGCCAGGCGGCCCGCGCCGGCCTGGCGTCGCTGCTGCTGTCGCGCTACGACGTGTTCCTGCTCGACGAGCCCACCAACGACCTGGACCTCGACGGACTGGAGCGACTGGAACGCTTCGTGTCCGGGCTGCGCGCCGGAACCGTCGTCGTCAGCCACGACCGCGAGTTCCTGATGCGCACGGTCACCAAGGTCCTGGAACTCGATCTCGCCCAGCAGGAGATCAACCTCTACGGTGGCGGCTACGCCTCCTACTTGGAGGAGCGCGAGCGCGCGCGGACGCACGCCCGCGAGGAGTTCGAGGAGTACGCCGACAAGCGCTCCGCGCTCGAGGGCCGTGCCCAGATGCAGCGCGGCTGGATGGACAAGGGCGTCAAGAACGCCCGGCGCAAGGCCACCGACAACGACAAGATCGGCCGCAAGTTCCGCAGTGAGGCCAGCGAGAAGCAGGCGGCGAAGGCCAAACAGACGCAGCGCATGATCGAGCGCCTCGACGTCGTCGAGGAGCCCCGCAAGGAGTGGGAGCTGCGGATGGAGATCGCGTCCGCACCGCGCTCCGGTTCCGTCGTGGCCACCCTGCGCGATGCCGCCGTGGTCCGCGGCGGCTTCGCCTTCGGTCCGGCCACCCTGCAGATCGACTGGGCGGACCGGGTAGCCATCACCGGCGCCAACGGGGCGGGCAAGTCCACGCTGCTCGCCGCCCTGCTCGGCAGGCTTCCGCTCGACGCGGGCCACGCCACGCTCGGCTCGGGCGTCGTGGTGGGGGAGGTCGACCAGGCGCGCAAACTGTTCCACGGCACGGAGAGCCTGCTGGACGCGTTCTGCGCCGCCGTACCGGACACCGAGCCCGCCGAGGTGCGCACGCTGCTCGCGAAGTTCGGTCTGCGCGCGGCCCATGTCCTGCGCCCCGCGACCACGCTCTCTCCCGGCGAACGCACCCGGGCCGGCCTCGCCCTCCTCCAGGGCAAGGGCGTGAACCTGCTCGTCCTGGACGAGCCGACGAACCACCTGGACCTGCCGGCGATCGAACAGCTTGAGTCGGCGCTGGAGGCGTACACCGGGACGCTGCTGCTGGTCACTCACGACCGGCGGATGCTGGAGGCGGTCCGTACGACCCGCCGCGTCGAGGTGTCCGACGGCAAGGTCACCGAGTCCGGCTGACGGCGAGGAGCCCGTCCCTCCCGGAGGAGGGTCGGGCCCGGCCGGTCCGCGTGTCAGTCGACGTAACTGATCTCGGACGAGGAGTAGATGCAGTTGGTGCCGTCCGCACCCGAGCCGATCTCACTCGGCTCGCCGCTCGTCGTCCCCTTGTACTTGGTGCAGATCTTCATGTCACGGTCGCCGTCCTCGTAGATCGTGACGTCCGAGATCCGGGCCGTGTCACCGTAGTTGGTGTTGATGCCGACCAGGCTCGTGCCGGGGGCCGTCGCCCAGATGTTCTGCAGCTGGATGTGCCGGGCGTTCTGGGTGGAGCAGTTGCCGCAGGAACGGACCAGCTTGCCGAAGTCGTCGACCTGGAAGTTCTTCACGACCAGGGTGCCGACGCCGTTGTGCTGGAACACCTTGTCCTCGGCCAGCTTCGCGCCGCCGCCGTCGATCGTGCGGACCGTCGAGGAGGAGCCACCGCGGAAGGTCGCGGCGTCCTCGCCCACGTCCTCCCACCAGACGTTCTTGATCGTGCAGGTGCCCGCGCAGTGCACACCGTCGGCGGCCGGAGCACCGAGGATGACGTTCTGCAGGGTTGCGCCGTCGGCCAGCTTGATCATCGGCGGCTGGTCCTCGCCCTGGTCGCCACTGCCCAGGTCACCGCTGCCGTACAGGCGCTTCATGCCACCGTCGTACGTGCCCGAGACCTCGATGGTCGAGGAGACGGCCTGGCTGCCGTTGGCACTCGGCCACGACGGACGGTCGGTGGGCGGGTCCGTGGGCGGGTCGGTCGGCGGATCCGTCGGCGGGTCCGTGGGAACGGTGCCCGAGGCGGTGAAGGTCCAGCTCTTGCTGCTCACCGAGTCGCAGGAGTTCTGCTGGACCAGGGCGCCCGAGGCGGTCGAGCTGTCCTTCACGTTGAGGCACTTGCCGCCGTTGCTGTTGACGACGCGGTAGGTGTTGCCGCTGACCGCGGTCAGGGTCCACACCTGGGTCGCGGCAGTGCTGCAGTTCTGCTGCTCCACCGCCTTGCCGGCACTGGTGGAGGCGTCCTTCACCCCGGCGCACTTGGCGCTGCTCGCGGCGGCCAGGGTGTACCCGCTGCCTGACGCGGTGAGCTTCCAGGTCTGGCTCGCGGCGCCGTTGCAGGCACTCTGGGCGAGCTGCGTCCCCGCAGAGGTGCTGGAGCCCGGTACGCCCAGACACAGACCGCTGGCGGCGTTCGCCAGCCTGTACGAGCCTGCGGCCGGGGCAGCCGAGGCCGAGCCGGTCGCGAAGAGCGCGGTGAGTCCCGCGGCTAGCAGCGAAACCACGGCGACCAAGGTGGCGGCCGCACGGCCGCCACGTCTTCTGACGTGCTGATTCTCAGTGCGCACTGGCTATTCCTTTCACCGCCTGCGGCGTCCTCCGCAGGCACCTGTCAGTGGTTGGTGCGGTGGTGAAGGCTGTCCCGGCTCCGAAAACTAAATTCCGTATACTGAACCGAGTTCGTGTATGCGAACAGCGGTGACGGTACGACACCCGTCCTGAGCGGTCAACAAGATGAAGCGGACGATCAGTGGCCCGGGTTCGCGGTGGAATCCCTGACGACCAGCGAGGTGGCCAGCGTGGTCTGCGCCGTGGCGGGGCCGGTGCCCGCCGTCTCGATCGTCTGGATCAGCAGATCGACCGCCGTCCGGCCGGCCGGTGCGGTGGGCATGGCGACCGTGGTGAGCCGTGGCCGGTTCAGCCGCCCGGCGACGGTGTCGTCCACGCCGACCACGCTGATGTCGCGAGGCACCCGTACGTCCCTGCCGTCCAGGCCCTCGATGAGCCCGATGGCGACCAGGTCGTTGTAGGCGATCACCCCGGTGGCTCCTGTCCTCAGTACGGCGGCCGTCGCCTTGATCCCGCCCTGCTCCGTCGGCGCGTTGGGGCCGAGCACGTCGAGCCGGATCCCCTGGTCCGCCGCCGCCCGGCCGGCGGCCCGTCGCATCTCCGCGCTGGTCCACGACCCCCGCGGGCCGCCGACCAGGGCCAGATGCC includes:
- a CDS encoding ABC-F family ATP-binding cassette domain-containing protein — protein: MTATLVAKDLAAGHGDRTLFAGLDLVVAPGDVIGLVGANGAGKSSLLRLLAGLDRPEEGELRLSPPTATVGHLPQEPERRTGESVREFLARRTGVAEAQAAMDTATQALVDGAPGADDAYSETLERWLSLGGADLDERAEEVAADLGLTIGLDLPMTALSGGQAARAGLASLLLSRYDVFLLDEPTNDLDLDGLERLERFVSGLRAGTVVVSHDREFLMRTVTKVLELDLAQQEINLYGGGYASYLEERERARTHAREEFEEYADKRSALEGRAQMQRGWMDKGVKNARRKATDNDKIGRKFRSEASEKQAAKAKQTQRMIERLDVVEEPRKEWELRMEIASAPRSGSVVATLRDAAVVRGGFAFGPATLQIDWADRVAITGANGAGKSTLLAALLGRLPLDAGHATLGSGVVVGEVDQARKLFHGTESLLDAFCAAVPDTEPAEVRTLLAKFGLRAAHVLRPATTLSPGERTRAGLALLQGKGVNLLVLDEPTNHLDLPAIEQLESALEAYTGTLLLVTHDRRMLEAVRTTRRVEVSDGKVTESG
- a CDS encoding pectate lyase; this translates as MRTENQHVRRRGGRAAATLVAVVSLLAAGLTALFATGSASAAPAAGSYRLANAASGLCLGVPGSSTSAGTQLAQSACNGAASQTWKLTASGSGYTLAAASSAKCAGVKDASTSAGKAVEQQNCSTAATQVWTLTAVSGNTYRVVNSNGGKCLNVKDSSTASGALVQQNSCDSVSSKSWTFTASGTVPTDPPTDPPTDPPTDPPTDRPSWPSANGSQAVSSTIEVSGTYDGGMKRLYGSGDLGSGDQGEDQPPMIKLADGATLQNVILGAPAADGVHCAGTCTIKNVWWEDVGEDAATFRGGSSSTVRTIDGGGAKLAEDKVFQHNGVGTLVVKNFQVDDFGKLVRSCGNCSTQNARHIQLQNIWATAPGTSLVGINTNYGDTARISDVTIYEDGDRDMKICTKYKGTTSGEPSEIGSGADGTNCIYSSSEISYVD